In Ananas comosus cultivar F153 linkage group 7, ASM154086v1, whole genome shotgun sequence, the sequence ACTTCGTGTTACCATCTCCCTCCTTTAACCAGTGCTGTTTGGCTCGCGTCTTCTACAATATTTTCTCATCTAATATCACTTTTGACAAGCGCGCCTTGATCTGTTTCCTTCTCTCAATTTGTTGTTCCGTAAGAATTTGTTGCTCCTCTAGAATATCAAGCTTCTGGATTTCTTCAACCAGTTCTTTCTTCACCCTCAAAATGCCGTAGAAATGCGCCGCTCTCCACTCCTTCATTCTTTTGCGGCAATGCCTGAGCTTGGCGACAAAGGTGGTAGCACTATTGTCTGTACGAGATATCTCCTCCCACCATACCGGCACAAGCGTACAGAAATCTTCTCGTGTTAACCAAATTTCCTCGAATCTAAACGAACACTGGGGTCTCTTATCCGAAGACGACAACAAGATAGGCGCGTGATCCGAGGTGATCCTCGGCAGCGCGATCGCTTTTGATAGCGGAAAAGAGTGATCCCATTCGGTTGAGACAAGAAATCGATCCAACTTAGCCAAGGTAGGGCACTGCTGCATGTTAGACCACGTGAAGCTTTGGTTCCCTAACAGAATGTCGATTAGCTCCAACGTATTTAAGAGGTCAGTAAACATTGTCATAAGTCTTCTACTCCagcttcttccccttctcttgtTCTGGTTCTTGGTAAGGTTGAAATCACTGCACATAATCCACCTTCCTTTGCAAATACTCTTGAGATCAGACAATTCCTTACAAAAATCCACCTTTCCTTCCCACGAGGGGGGGCCATATACATTAGTTAAGAAGAAAAAGCAATTGCTGGCAACATGTGAGAGTCGAACGGATAGCGAGAAATTTCGCACTACAACCTCCATACACACGGAATCATGTGAGTTCCAACAGGTAACAATTCCGCCCGAAGCTCCATCAGACTTAATAAACTGACATCTATCAAAATACGCCCCCGCAAAAGACCGCAGAAACGAACGGGAAATAACATCTACTTTGGTTTCCTGGAGACAAATCACAGACTTCTTGACATTCAAACAGACAGACTTCACGACTCCCCGTTTACCCGAATCATTAAGACCCCTAACATTCCAACTTAAAACTTGAAACATGGAAACAGAAAAAACACCACAAAAGCTCGTAAGAACTGTCTGGACTCTAGACCGAAGCTCTAATAAAATCAAAGAGGTTGCGCGTATCATCGCTGCTCAGAGAAATCTCACATAGCGCACTTTTCTCTTTGATTTTATGAAGACGACTGTTGGCCGCCATCTTTTGACAACTAGAAaacggtatttttaatattttgtatccATCATTTTCTTTCATATCTTGTGTCATGACTTCTTTATTAACTCAGAACCTCttactctaattatatatattagtaatcaTTTGTTTCTTAAAACTTAtattactataaaataaattttttaacatttgTATATGACACTAAAAACAGGGGATGCTACAAGATGGGCAGGAAATAGCAGTGAAGAGGCTCTCAGTGAGCTCGGTACAGGGGCTTGTTGAGCTGAAAAATGAGGTGGTGCTTGTAGCAAAGCTTCAGCATAGAAATCTGGTGAGGCTACTTGGTTGCTGCTTAGAAGAGCAAGAAAAACTTCTTGTCTATGAATACCTGCTCAACAAAAGCCTTGATAAGTTTCTCTTTGGTATGGCTCATCTCAACATAATTGTTTATTAATATTGCTATTTCAGTTGCAGTAGCCTCCATTCAATAGAAGTACTCTTTTTTAACTTGTTTTAGTCACTTGGATACATTTTCTGCAAGTCATTTTGGCTTCTAAAACAGGTTTCCTTATTTTTAGGGCTGTGAAATTATCTGTATGAATGAAAATGTTATGATTAATTGTAGTGATTAATTAAGAAATACCATATATGTAACACTATTTTACTCAAACAAAGCAGATCCTGTGAGGCGTGAACAATTAGATTGGGTCATACGGTTCAAAATCATCGAAGGGATCAGTCGAGGACTACTCTATCTCCACGAAGATTCGAGGCTAAAGATAGTTCACCGCGACCTGAAAGCGAGTAACATCTTGTTAGATGCCTTTATGACCCCTAAAATCTCCGACTTTGGTCTCGCAAAGCTCTTCGACGCCGATGCGAGCGAAGGAAATACGACTCGAATTGCCGGAACATAGTAAGCACATCCTACACCCAAAActcaatacaaaaaaaaaagattcactAGATTTTCTCTACCAAAGAGAAactcataaaatattaaaacttgatTTTCTATTGCAGCGGATATATGGCACCAGAGTATGTAATGTACGGACACTTCTCAACGAAGTTAGATGTTTTTAGTTATGGTGTGTTGGTTTTGGAGATTGTGACTGGACAAAGGAATGCTCGACCTCGAGGAGCTATTCATTCAGAAGGCGTTCTATCTTACGTAAGCATATCTATACCTTAATAGGTGGATAAGATATTCATTTGCAATTTACGATCTTGGATTCATATCAGAGATGgcgacaaaaataaaaaatttattagagttTCATGTAAAATCTAAAAAGAGTATTCAatctttgaaaaattttattttgccgCCTTACTTTTTTTGAAGGCACCTGGTGAAAACTTCGACGGCTTTGACGCTCCTAGTCACGAtgaatttttcttaataaatcgAGGTAATTTCTGCTGCTAAGTGTAGCTCTTTCTTTTAAATAGGTGTGGAAGCACTGGTGTGAAGGGACTGCACACGAGGTGCTCGACCCGAGCCTCGCGGGGCGGTGCCGGTCGCAAGACGTGCTGAGATGCATCCACATTGGGCTGCTGTGCGTCCAGGAGAACCCGTCTAAGCGGCCGAGCATGGCGTCCGTCGTGCTCATGCTCAGCAGCCTCTCCTTCACCCTCCCCGCCCCCTCGGCCCCTCCTTTCGTCATCCAGAACGGCTCAACTGCAGACTACGCGAACGAGATCGAGACCGATGCATCCGGCAGGCAGCAGCGGAGGACGACGATGGCAGCATCAGCAAACGATGTCTCCGTTTCAGAACTCGAGCCACGGTAGCGTCTCGATCGGAGCTGGGAAATACTAAACAGAAATACACTGAATTCGAGTGGCAAAAAAGTGTGATTTTCTTCGTTGCCGCGCGAATAAACGGCAGAGCCGTTGTGAATCTAGCTAGATTTACGTAAGCTTGATCATTTTTGTGACTTGCCTTCTTTGGAATGCTATGgcaagaagattttttttttactcagtATCTCTCTTTTAACTGTGCAAAAATGtaatacaataaattataaaatgccTCTTCGTATTTTAGTCTCTCTTTCAAACAcactttatattaaaaattgtgTTAATTTTTATCTgacaatttattattattttaaaagatctaAAGCTATATAATAATGgttaaatttaattgtaaaattttataaaaataaatttatggataaaattagatatatttaatacattagaattaatataaaaataagttgGCAAGGCGATTTCAAATAAGGACTTCGACAAGGCCCCAAAAGTCTAGTATAGACGAcctttgaaattcaaatttcaaacggAAAATGCCGACAAATAGCGCGTTGATTATAACTACGCCATATTTGAACCAAGGGGATATAAAAAAAGGAGGAACCAACACAAGAGAGGAGATACCAAAGGCATCAAATCGTACAAGCCTTTATCTTTAATCGATCCCTAGAAGTAACCTAAAAATAGCTGTAATGTACAGATCTCTTGCCTGCAAAAGATTGTCATCCGACCATCATCGGACCGTCCCCGCTCCTCATCGGACCGATCACCGTTCGTTCTCCGATCTGCGCATGAAATAAAGTCAGCTcagtacaaaaaaattaatatctaaggacgttctttttatatatttaattctgCTTAAAAGcatttcaaaataatctatCCTCGTATTTGAAAACGTCGGCTAAATGTCGGCAAATGAAGAGCAACTACATATACACTAACGCTTACGTACTCAAGCATCGGTAAAATATATTCCGACGTTTTAAAGagtcataatttttcaaaatcctcataatttaaaatattgaaaaatttaaaataataataaaacttactatttaataaattattttgatagaataGATGGTTTCGACGGTGCTTTTTAAACCGTCGATATTTGATATATTGTATGAATGCTTAGGGACGCTTCGTTCAAACGTAATAGAAAAAGTATCCTTATATTAAGATTTTCTTGTAGTGAATTCAACTTTCGATCAGAGAGAGTTGGCAGACCAACTAAAGCGCATCACGCTTCGGTTGGCAGGCCAACTTCAGATCAGAGAGAGTTGGCATATTTGCTATATTTCTTAATTCTCCCAAAAGAATAGTTGCATATTAGATCTTAAGCTTAAGTATAACATATTTTTATACTCCGTCAATCTTCTCGATAATTTGTATGATATGGAACAACAActgtttttactttatttttttttatataaaattggaAAAAGAATGGTCGTTTTGGAATTGGATGGTGACGGGAGAGACTATGCATTCTGACAGATTTGATCGAGAAAATTGTAATTAGAAAACCGCGTCAGACAGAACTAATGCTGGACTTTCGAACGACTGCGCACACGCGGTGACAAAACGAACCTCTTTTTCTAATAAAAGTTTTGTAGACGTAGAAAAAAGTGCGGCACAAGCCACGTCGTCGATTCAGCAGTCAACGGTCACTAGTCAATGGTCCAACATCCAAATgtctattaattattattgtgtCCTTCGCAATATAATCCCATGTTGCAATGTCATTCCTTCCTACTTGtgagaaaaatagaaaactatggagcctctccctctccccttcctcctgtgctccctcctcctcctcattctCCTCCACACCCCCACATCAAAATCCCAGCCCATCTCTGTCGACTGCCCCACCAACGCGAACTACACGGCGAACAGCACCTACCAGTCCAACCTCAACCTCCTCCTGTCTTCCcttccctccgccgccgccccgtcCGGCTTCTACAACACCACGGTCGGTCCAAGCGGCGGTGACCAAGTCTACGGCCTCGCGTTATGCCGCGGCGACGTCTCCTCTGCCGACTGCAACACCTGCTTGACTACCGCCGCGCAAGATGCCGTCGTAAAGTGCCCGCACGGCAGGTCGAACACCATGTGGTACGACGGCTGCATGCTGCGCTACTCCAACCAGAGCTTCTTCGGAGTTGCTGACAGCGCGTTCCGGATATACATAATCGAGATGCAGAACGTCACGGAGCCGCAGCTGTTCGATGACCAGCTCGGGAAGCTGATGAATAACTTGGCCACGAAAGCGGTCAATGGGGCGGGGCGGCCACCGTTATTCGCGGTGGGGGAGGTCAACTTTACGAGCTTTAATAACATATACGGGCTGGCGCAGTGCACGAGGGATCTGTCGCCGGCCGACTGCTATGGGTGCTTGACGAGTTACATCGGGAGCATCCCCCAGTGCTGCGCAACCAAGATCGGCGCGAGGATTTTCGGAGAGAACTGTGTCGTCCATTTTGAGCCGACGCTGTTTTATAATTTGTCGGCCATCGAGAACGAGACGGCACCACCTCCTCCGCAATCCAATGGGACGCCATCGCCGCCGGCAGGGTCGGGTCAGAATACGGGCAATGGCAGCAGTCGAACGGGCGGTAAGGGTAGCGGAGGTAAGTCAAAGTCTCTTTCCCTCCTTGACTCTCTCCACTGTGGGATTTGCTTTTGGGGGGTTGTAGGAAATTCCTACTGTAGGGGCATGTGGGGGTCACATTAACTCACGTGAGGTAGGTAGAATTGCAGGACATTTTTTGCCCCCTTTGTTTTGTTAATTACGTGCGAGAGTCATCCACCGTTGCTTTGAATGTAAACAATATGGTCTTCAACGTGGTACTTAAAAcataaaaatcttttgaaagacTTTGTTTACAATGAACTCGGCTTGAAATGTAAGGCAattgacttcaaatttaaaattttagataccaatcatcaaagtTCTTAACCAACTGAATAGATATAGTGGTTAACAACTGTAAAAACATTAGAAGTTATAAGCGTATATATGCAGATGGAAGTTTTGTTAGTTACCGGAATGAACTGACTCATTTTGcttgatttgatttaaaataattcgactcttttttttctaaaaagactAAGAACTCGACTTGCTTTGATATTACAggttaaaggaaaagaaaacacatTATATGAATGAATTGAATCTAAAATTACCTTCTGTTGGATTTCGAGAACTAAGTAGGATCACTTACTCTTGGTGCAGGAATTAATGGAACTACAAAGACAATTATTATTGTCGCCAGTTCTGTCGTTGCTACTGCATTGTTGCTCCTCTCCGCTATCTCTCTTTTcgtgaaaagaagaaagaaacaaagaaaatcaGTTAGAAATGCTCTGATCAGTAAGTTCCACACGTAACTATATTTAATTCAACACACACAGTGAACATAAAAATTCACTTTTGTACTAAGATCCTGCTCTTCATGAAGCAAATGGAGGAGATGAGCAGGAAATTAGAAGCGCGGAATCTCTATTGTTCGATTTGGCAACAATACGAGCTGCCACAAGCAACTTCTCAGAGGCAAATAAGTtaggagaaggtggatttggaccAGTGTATAAGGTGAATTCTCCACTCCTAATTAAGTGCTCCAAGTTAACATTTTCAACCTAATCTGCAAAAGGAAATATATTTAGCTTATTTATCAGTTTCCTTTTCTGTCCTCAATGTTCTAAATGTTAAGAACTACTAGCCTCTACAAAGTTTTAGCAGTTAGGAaacagtattttaatattttgtatccAACATTCTCTTTCATATATGAGCTTGAGCTTTTTTAATTGACTGAGTACCTCTTGCTCTGGTAatacatattaataataattttttttcaaaaacttataatactataaaataaaatttttaaaatttgtaaatgacACTGAAAACAGGGGATGCTACAAGATGGGCAGGAAATAGCAGTGAAGAGGCTCTCAATTAGCTCGGTACAGGGGCTCGTTGAGCTGAAAAATGAGGTGGTGCTTGTGGCAAAGCTTCAGCATAGGAATCTGGTAAGGCTATTTGGTTGTTGCTTAGAAGAGCAAGAAAAGCTTCTTGTCTATGAGTACCTCCCCAACACTAGCCTGGACAAGTTTCTCTTTGGTATGGCTCATCACAACATAATTGTTTTTTAATATCGCATATATTTCACATGCAGAAGCCTTCATTCAATACAAGTAC encodes:
- the LOC109713032 gene encoding putative receptor-like protein kinase At4g00960, with translation MEPLPLPFLLCSLLLLILLHTPTSKSQPISVDCPTNANYTANSTYQSNLNLLLSSLPSAAAPSGFYNTTVGPSGGDQVYGLALCRGDVSSADCNTCLTTAAQDAVVKCPHGRSNTMWYDGCMLRYSNQSFFGVADSAFRIYIIEMQNVTEPQLFDDQLGKLMNNLATKAVNGAGRPPLFAVGEVNFTSFNNIYGLAQCTRDLSPADCYGCLTSYIGSIPQCCATKIGARIFGENCVVHFEPTLFYNLSAIENETAPPPPQSNGTPSPPAGSGQNTGNGSSRTGGKGSGGINGTTKTIIIVASSVVATALLLLSAISLFVKRRKKQRKSVRNALITNGGDEQEIRSAESLLFDLATIRAATSNFSEANKLGEGGFGPVYKGMLQDGQEIAVKRLSISSVQGLVELKNEVVLVAKLQHRNLVRLFGCCLEEQEKLLVYEYLPNTSLDKFLFANPVRREQLDWVIRYKIIEGISRGLLYLHEDSRLKIVHRDLKASNILLDAFMTPKISDFGLAKLFDVDVSEGNTSRIAGTYGYMAPEYITHGHFSTKSDVFSYGVLVLEIVTGRRNARPQESVHSEDVLSYVWRHWSQGTAHQVLDPSISGRCRLQDVLRCIHIGLLCVQADPSDRPSMASVVLMLSSLSFTLPAPSAPAFVILHDSTAGDTDEIENNAPGGLQSTNDVSISELGPR